Proteins from a genomic interval of Phenylobacterium sp. LH3H17:
- a CDS encoding very short patch repair endonuclease, with amino-acid sequence MPDLLTPAARSAHVARIRRADTKPEWIVRRLLHAAGYRYRLQWKAAPGRPDVAFPGRRKAILVHGCFWHHHEGCRIATMPKTRTDFWKAKFDRNRPRDARDLARAEEAGWEVLVVWECETKNPVEVSRRLVEFVGPVSVGRGKSA; translated from the coding sequence ATGCCCGACCTGCTCACGCCCGCCGCACGCAGCGCACATGTGGCGCGCATCCGCCGGGCGGACACCAAGCCAGAATGGATCGTGCGTCGGCTGCTCCACGCAGCGGGCTATCGCTACCGGCTGCAATGGAAGGCCGCACCGGGACGACCGGATGTGGCGTTCCCCGGGCGTAGGAAGGCGATCCTCGTCCACGGCTGCTTCTGGCACCATCACGAGGGGTGTCGGATCGCGACCATGCCGAAGACGCGCACCGACTTCTGGAAGGCGAAGTTCGACCGCAACCGGCCCCGCGATGCACGGGACCTGGCGAGGGCGGAGGAGGCAGGTTGGGAGGTCCTGGTGGTCTGGGAATGCGAGACGAAGAACCCTGTCGAGGTCAGTCGGCGGTTGGTCGAGTTCGTCGGGCCGGTCAGCGTGGGCCGCGGCAAATCGGCCTGA
- a CDS encoding BglII/BstYI family type II restriction endonuclease, with protein sequence MRPLTVLRFGGGIDSGEGLQIATLGGGLVFERLVEQGFQVEFHSHARAILSVDFPAAADELESALLSATIPIEEIIAGGGGESRGTQRFRRALAALGWLKTTFTVEKRINGVPRESQSHEVDHVRDFEGGQRIALEIEWNNKDPFYDRDLENYKRLHADGAISVGVIVTRGASLHGNMRALVRRFLDERGIDDLAALVEWGYQPTPRQKAAIEQRIARSKGALRFRDVFVDKFVSDKFGEATTHWRKLDDRVHRGVGNPCPLLLIGLPDSIVSFGEGKAALREVEAAEAAAEAEEQAAG encoded by the coding sequence ATGCGCCCGCTGACCGTCCTTCGATTCGGCGGTGGCATCGACTCAGGAGAGGGTCTGCAGATTGCGACCTTGGGGGGTGGATTGGTGTTTGAACGGCTCGTCGAGCAGGGATTCCAGGTGGAGTTCCACAGCCACGCGCGGGCGATCCTCAGCGTGGACTTCCCGGCCGCGGCCGACGAGCTCGAGTCGGCGCTGCTTTCCGCGACGATCCCGATCGAGGAAATCATCGCAGGCGGGGGTGGGGAGTCCCGGGGGACCCAGCGATTCCGCCGCGCGCTCGCGGCTTTGGGTTGGCTGAAGACCACCTTTACAGTCGAGAAGCGCATCAACGGAGTGCCGCGGGAGAGCCAGTCCCACGAGGTCGACCATGTCCGCGACTTCGAGGGGGGGCAGCGCATCGCGCTCGAGATCGAGTGGAACAACAAGGACCCGTTCTACGATCGCGACCTGGAGAACTATAAGCGCCTGCATGCCGACGGAGCGATCTCGGTGGGGGTGATCGTAACCCGCGGCGCTAGCCTGCACGGCAACATGCGCGCCCTGGTCCGACGGTTCCTCGACGAGCGGGGGATCGACGACCTCGCCGCGCTTGTGGAGTGGGGATACCAGCCCACCCCCCGCCAGAAGGCGGCGATCGAGCAGCGGATCGCACGATCCAAAGGGGCGCTGCGGTTCCGCGACGTGTTCGTCGACAAGTTCGTTTCCGACAAGTTCGGGGAGGCGACCACCCATTGGCGCAAGCTCGATGACCGGGTGCACCGTGGCGTCGGCAATCCTTGTCCGCTGCTCCTGATCGGGCTGCCTGACAGCATCGTCAGTTTTGGCGAGGGGAAGGCCGCGCTCCGCGAGGTCGAGGCTGCGGAGGCCGCGGCCGAGGCGGAGGAGCAGGCCGCGGGCTAG
- a CDS encoding BglII/BstYI family type II restriction endonuclease, giving the protein MRIVQHYSHLNGLEFLEARKPALWKEICRVIEEVDADSCRTKVSKEARMLGKLLYSPGDMNAALKEGFRQCSPAWRSVQTNYWVCEDPRTNRKIIDLPFKEQEREIIEAGFEPFQTFNQTDFVKDRVAVEVQFGKYAFVAYDLFVKHLAFYVADTIDVGVEILPMKSLQAEMSSGPSYYEKELHNLIREGRGVPGVPLVVLGVAP; this is encoded by the coding sequence TTGAGGATCGTCCAGCACTACTCCCATCTGAACGGCCTGGAATTCCTGGAGGCGCGCAAGCCCGCGCTCTGGAAGGAAATCTGCCGCGTCATCGAGGAGGTCGACGCCGACAGCTGCCGCACCAAGGTCTCGAAGGAGGCCCGCATGCTCGGCAAGCTCCTCTATTCGCCTGGCGACATGAACGCCGCGCTCAAGGAGGGCTTCCGCCAGTGCAGCCCGGCCTGGAGGAGCGTGCAGACGAACTACTGGGTCTGCGAGGACCCACGGACCAACCGGAAGATCATCGACCTGCCGTTCAAGGAGCAGGAGCGCGAGATCATCGAGGCCGGCTTCGAGCCGTTCCAGACCTTCAACCAGACGGATTTCGTGAAGGACCGGGTGGCCGTGGAGGTCCAGTTCGGCAAGTACGCCTTCGTCGCCTACGACCTCTTCGTGAAGCACCTGGCGTTCTACGTCGCTGACACCATCGATGTGGGCGTGGAAATTCTGCCGATGAAGTCGCTGCAGGCCGAGATGTCGTCAGGCCCTTCGTACTACGAGAAGGAGCTCCACAACCTGATCCGGGAAGGCCGCGGAGTGCCGGGCGTACCGCTGGTCGTGCTGGGCGTCGCGCCCTGA
- a CDS encoding DNA cytosine methyltransferase encodes MRAIDLYSGIGGWSLGLRLAGVEVVASYEWWQPAIDTHNGNHGGTLAPVDIRKLALADLPLDIDLVVGSPPCTEFSYANRGGSGDIVEGLKDLVKFLEVVDHLKPRWWALENVPRVADVLERGLRDPKHVLYRFRHLAPHIEVVDFSEFGAPQARRRCIAGNIPLDLIRAFQPKLGKPTLGGVVSALASKGVVTDPVWGVAISANQLTEMEAEAPLNGEELRMNREAKAYHPVYNNMAFPDPMDEPARTVTATCTRVSRESIVIADPRVAGSFRRLTIRERGCLQGFPITYQFYGRSFAEKAKMIGNAIPPTFTHLLALAAQGVPPNAFKGLDHAGRRLGLPANPAPVTLPDREGRTYPEKRSFRAAVPGLRFKSGMRFELSNAFEDQLPGWRMRFFFGSSKDVREVVFDGAIWDEFKDTPVGATLGTLSGAFRAAAAELGRTDAERLQRVWTHRAEGLAPFEVVDLLGDLAEKVHARLLADCGALIEADAERYVVVVAEEAAGGGKLPNKGKLERYALRILSGFLVADWFNGLSWHDEARAAA; translated from the coding sequence TTGCGCGCGATCGACCTCTATTCGGGTATCGGGGGATGGAGCCTCGGCCTGCGCCTGGCGGGCGTGGAGGTGGTCGCGTCCTATGAGTGGTGGCAGCCGGCGATCGACACGCACAACGGCAACCACGGCGGGACCCTGGCGCCGGTCGACATCCGCAAGCTCGCCCTGGCCGACCTTCCCCTCGACATCGACCTGGTGGTGGGCAGTCCACCCTGCACGGAGTTCTCCTACGCCAACCGGGGCGGCAGCGGCGACATCGTCGAGGGCCTCAAGGACCTGGTGAAGTTCCTGGAGGTGGTCGACCACCTGAAGCCCCGATGGTGGGCGCTGGAGAACGTGCCGCGCGTGGCCGATGTCCTGGAGCGTGGCCTTCGTGATCCCAAGCACGTGCTGTACCGCTTCCGGCATCTGGCGCCGCACATCGAGGTCGTGGACTTCTCCGAGTTCGGGGCGCCGCAGGCCCGCCGGCGCTGCATCGCCGGCAACATCCCCCTGGACCTCATCCGGGCGTTCCAGCCTAAACTGGGCAAGCCCACCCTTGGCGGCGTGGTCTCTGCGCTGGCGTCGAAGGGTGTCGTCACCGATCCGGTCTGGGGTGTGGCGATCTCGGCCAACCAGCTGACCGAGATGGAGGCGGAGGCGCCCCTCAACGGCGAGGAGCTCCGCATGAACCGGGAGGCCAAGGCCTACCATCCGGTCTACAACAACATGGCCTTCCCCGACCCGATGGACGAGCCGGCACGCACAGTGACGGCGACCTGCACTCGGGTGTCCCGCGAGAGCATCGTGATCGCCGATCCGCGGGTCGCAGGCTCCTTCCGGCGCCTGACGATCCGGGAGCGCGGCTGCCTGCAGGGCTTCCCGATCACCTACCAGTTCTATGGCCGATCGTTCGCCGAGAAGGCCAAGATGATCGGCAACGCCATCCCGCCCACATTCACCCATCTGCTGGCGCTGGCGGCGCAGGGCGTGCCGCCCAATGCGTTCAAGGGCCTCGACCACGCCGGTCGTCGGCTCGGATTGCCGGCCAACCCCGCGCCGGTCACCTTGCCGGACAGGGAAGGGCGCACCTATCCGGAGAAGCGCAGCTTCCGCGCCGCCGTGCCGGGGCTCCGCTTCAAGAGCGGCATGCGCTTCGAGCTCTCGAATGCCTTCGAGGATCAGCTTCCAGGGTGGCGGATGCGATTCTTCTTCGGGTCGTCCAAGGACGTGCGCGAGGTCGTGTTCGACGGCGCGATCTGGGACGAGTTCAAGGACACTCCCGTCGGGGCGACCCTGGGGACGCTCTCAGGCGCCTTCCGTGCGGCGGCTGCCGAGCTTGGACGGACCGATGCTGAGCGCCTGCAACGGGTCTGGACGCACCGGGCTGAAGGCCTAGCCCCCTTCGAAGTCGTCGATCTCCTGGGTGATCTGGCCGAGAAGGTGCATGCGCGCCTGCTGGCCGACTGCGGCGCGTTGATCGAGGCTGACGCCGAGCGCTATGTGGTGGTGGTCGCCGAGGAGGCAGCCGGAGGTGGCAAGCTACCCAACAAGGGCAAGCTGGAACGCTATGCGCTCAGGATCCTCAGTGGGTTCCTGGTGGCCGACTGGTTCAACGGCCTGTCCTGGCACGACGAGGCGCGCGCGGCGGCCTGA
- a CDS encoding FtsK/SpoIIIE domain-containing protein produces the protein MIDNLIARLAYETARHFIRAGAAADEGDQPALRVKNLLDAEAEELLRIWLISAGADGLGDVRVVVAQDSNLECDDCFRADPEKSITWYRNNNPTGLLYLQTKVESDEQGLESMFTVQDRNYLDGSLQTVGFAPERRIVELAWAAVNGSDAPPPRRLAERVSEVRLRLDENGVGSGVRAFAAFALGVSAEIRTLTTGAVDHATLDRGVGLALPLLNLLPDEDWASDRDVSRRLLLNHRLADHMNPSGVDQDPEVLKALIRAAVFNDPAGTPLPEDDNRAWRAVCERYVDQPLEEHRRSTPFWVYRQVFAKAAVMGVPLGDRAREELAATAPDRVGEFDELNVRDGLNLRDAESARRLVEAAPSPDAPEAGPLVDRLLAATQKLLRRLAYPRAREFRDPFTRIIEMVRNAGAPEELEGAELEVMCGRLVEADGPSVDLFAFLYGSTLTEIGAMAATGSTGLVLRIEERLLTPGRPPPLRTVLGEDELSDDHPGVSGPDAPVEWPGVPIELRLWKGDGPGRVLIDEATNLRWRPEDIEWLAFGWLMIAAEDAPANEPFLSSSTSDFAQIVAHAIERTTPLAELIVARPLQASVSCDPTLLALRTARASFIAEAASGGLASSGIEAYAETWELLLHEVRQSFVPNGVLDERLHAAAAQDVVHCEPQSRALMLMSHPLRLRWLARHLRELARVCSEALALSLRLNSVNEGHYLENLELLSAHGQPPLLANSARTLLVPVSEHGLAEVYAAIKQEGQTTTAWRAEVDEVALRDVARQLTEYLRAHPHKSDGVSLLLVLPAGGSVPGELVRRVRRGEFRDVPIRCHVLAPRSSWERIVAGFQDLETGNRMAGSARLNPPLQLELIDWQGEVHAAGQLEGKQFDLAIVPNFFGDKVDVNEYADAPRTAAGRFDPLYDRSTYVDLEAAAGAVSIVLRPEVSDPVLEDWSTINVRLLRSEAIAPLSPDWTDYVKLRIRFEEAAQLFSALHECSHWVITLDRYVGRNQIENLPQRPDVLTVREGVGQSGLSTLVVSSNTGRDFVVQRLRRKLERLSRTVVGLDVEALAIGVYDEIREVAPGLILRSMGISRVTEEVLGLMVAKRIAEWEVPIPADATSVWISLDEHSEWFGGDSGIRADLCRIDLVRREGRLQVGVLVVEGKLRQAYDAHGEAQASRSLRLIGEALDPDSEDRADAPFWRRAVLNALRAVSDKASLRRVREGVAIPAELHDEDRAALLAGDYQLAVLRAVYSICLYDRPGRLERSDAGEVAVFRAGAEQVLDLIEGRMESARPSSAGSALKSPPDQFEPGQPPALTPASFPPLDDRPIGAPVAVLVPGDIAAPAVVEISPERRGMDPQRMQRFYQVILDTFEEFKVDVRQPRDGGPNFIEGPAFVKYRLLPGRGVDPRRLGEREEALRLALGLEEGKRLRFVIGGGTVNIDVPKVDEDRYFVRAEDMWARWDETRSSGRLAVPLGENQLGEVVELDFSSANSPHLLIGGMTGSGKSEALNTILRGLTRLYGPDQLRLVLVDPKQTELAPFEDSPHLLGSIGYFAEDAVICLEAAVAEMEDRYSRFRAAGQGVRDLPTYNAKVTESERLPWHLIVLDEYADLITEPDVRRKVEGAVKRISQKARACGIHLIIATQKPSSENISTTIRSNLPAQLALRCRGVVESRVVMDEAGAETLNGKGDAFLKLASGIERIQCARAG, from the coding sequence ATGATCGACAACCTCATCGCGCGCCTGGCCTATGAGACCGCGCGTCATTTCATCCGCGCCGGCGCAGCTGCGGACGAGGGCGACCAACCGGCCCTGCGAGTGAAGAACCTGCTCGATGCCGAGGCGGAGGAGCTCCTGCGCATCTGGCTCATCAGCGCTGGCGCAGACGGCCTGGGCGACGTCCGGGTCGTGGTGGCCCAGGACAGCAATCTCGAATGCGACGATTGCTTTCGCGCCGATCCGGAAAAGTCCATCACCTGGTATCGCAACAACAATCCCACGGGCCTCCTCTACCTGCAGACCAAGGTCGAATCCGACGAGCAGGGCCTCGAGTCTATGTTCACGGTCCAGGACCGTAACTACCTCGACGGGTCCCTCCAGACCGTAGGCTTCGCGCCGGAGCGTAGGATCGTCGAGCTTGCCTGGGCTGCTGTGAATGGATCAGACGCACCGCCTCCTAGGCGCCTCGCGGAGAGGGTGTCGGAGGTGCGGCTGCGTCTCGACGAAAACGGGGTCGGTTCCGGTGTGCGCGCCTTCGCCGCCTTCGCGCTTGGCGTCTCCGCGGAGATACGGACCCTTACGACCGGCGCCGTCGACCACGCCACGCTCGACCGAGGTGTGGGCCTCGCGCTGCCCCTCCTCAACCTTCTCCCGGACGAGGATTGGGCTTCCGATAGGGACGTCTCGAGGCGCCTGCTGCTCAACCACCGCCTCGCCGACCACATGAATCCTTCGGGCGTCGATCAGGACCCGGAGGTCCTCAAGGCGCTCATCCGCGCCGCGGTTTTCAACGATCCTGCCGGCACCCCCCTCCCAGAGGACGACAACCGCGCTTGGCGAGCGGTCTGCGAGAGGTATGTGGACCAGCCGCTCGAAGAGCATCGTCGCTCGACGCCATTCTGGGTGTATCGACAGGTGTTCGCTAAGGCGGCCGTGATGGGCGTGCCGCTGGGGGACAGGGCCCGCGAGGAGCTGGCGGCCACCGCGCCGGACCGTGTCGGGGAATTCGACGAGCTGAATGTCCGCGATGGTCTGAACCTGAGAGACGCCGAGTCTGCGAGACGACTGGTCGAGGCCGCGCCAAGCCCGGATGCCCCTGAGGCGGGTCCCCTGGTCGACCGCCTCCTGGCAGCGACGCAGAAGCTCCTCAGGCGCCTCGCGTACCCGCGCGCTCGTGAGTTCCGCGACCCTTTCACTCGGATCATCGAAATGGTCCGCAACGCGGGAGCGCCGGAAGAGCTGGAAGGCGCTGAACTCGAGGTCATGTGCGGGCGATTGGTCGAGGCCGATGGTCCGTCCGTCGACCTCTTCGCCTTTCTATACGGGTCGACGCTCACTGAGATCGGTGCGATGGCCGCGACCGGATCCACGGGTCTAGTCCTGCGGATCGAAGAGCGCCTTCTCACGCCAGGCCGGCCGCCGCCACTCAGGACGGTCCTGGGGGAAGATGAACTGTCCGACGACCACCCGGGCGTCTCGGGGCCGGACGCGCCCGTGGAGTGGCCCGGGGTACCCATCGAGCTGCGGTTGTGGAAGGGCGACGGTCCGGGCCGCGTCCTGATCGACGAGGCTACGAACCTGCGGTGGAGGCCGGAGGACATAGAATGGCTGGCCTTCGGCTGGCTGATGATAGCGGCCGAGGACGCCCCGGCCAACGAGCCGTTCCTGTCGAGCTCGACGTCGGATTTCGCGCAGATTGTCGCCCACGCGATCGAGCGTACGACGCCTCTAGCCGAACTCATCGTAGCCCGACCTTTGCAGGCCTCGGTCTCCTGTGACCCCACGCTGCTCGCGCTCCGAACCGCTCGAGCCTCCTTCATAGCGGAGGCGGCATCGGGCGGTCTCGCGTCCAGCGGCATCGAGGCGTACGCCGAGACCTGGGAGCTGCTGCTCCACGAAGTGCGCCAGTCCTTCGTGCCCAACGGCGTGCTGGACGAACGCCTCCACGCGGCGGCGGCACAGGACGTCGTCCACTGCGAACCTCAGTCTCGCGCCCTGATGCTTATGTCGCATCCGCTACGCCTGAGGTGGCTGGCGCGCCACTTGCGGGAGCTGGCCCGCGTGTGCAGCGAGGCGCTCGCGCTCAGCCTGCGCTTGAACAGCGTGAATGAGGGCCACTATCTGGAGAATCTCGAGCTGCTGTCTGCCCACGGGCAGCCTCCGCTCCTGGCCAACAGCGCGCGGACCCTGCTCGTCCCGGTTTCAGAGCACGGGCTCGCGGAAGTCTATGCGGCGATCAAGCAAGAGGGGCAGACCACCACCGCTTGGCGGGCGGAAGTCGACGAAGTGGCTCTGCGCGACGTCGCGCGCCAGTTGACGGAGTACCTGCGCGCCCATCCCCACAAGTCGGACGGAGTGAGTCTGCTCCTCGTCCTACCTGCAGGCGGCTCGGTGCCCGGCGAGCTGGTGCGTCGGGTGCGGCGTGGCGAATTCCGGGACGTGCCCATCCGCTGCCACGTGCTCGCACCGCGATCCTCCTGGGAGCGGATCGTCGCCGGCTTCCAGGACCTCGAGACCGGGAACCGCATGGCCGGATCGGCCCGCCTCAACCCCCCGCTCCAGCTCGAGCTCATCGACTGGCAAGGCGAGGTGCATGCGGCCGGCCAGCTGGAAGGCAAACAGTTCGACCTCGCGATCGTGCCGAACTTCTTCGGGGACAAAGTGGACGTGAACGAGTACGCGGACGCGCCTCGCACCGCGGCCGGTCGGTTCGACCCGCTCTACGATCGATCGACTTATGTGGACCTCGAGGCTGCAGCCGGCGCCGTGTCAATCGTGCTCCGACCAGAGGTCTCCGACCCGGTTCTCGAAGACTGGTCGACGATCAACGTAAGGCTCCTACGATCGGAAGCCATCGCGCCCCTGTCGCCGGACTGGACCGACTACGTCAAGCTTCGGATCCGGTTCGAGGAGGCCGCACAACTGTTCAGCGCCCTCCACGAGTGCAGCCATTGGGTGATCACCCTGGACCGGTATGTCGGCCGCAACCAGATCGAGAACCTGCCACAACGTCCTGACGTGCTGACCGTCCGCGAAGGCGTTGGCCAGAGCGGTCTCTCCACGCTCGTGGTCTCATCGAACACCGGCCGCGATTTCGTGGTTCAGCGGTTGCGGCGCAAGCTGGAGAGGCTGTCGCGAACCGTCGTGGGCCTCGACGTAGAGGCGCTGGCCATCGGCGTATATGACGAGATCCGGGAAGTGGCCCCCGGCCTTATCCTGCGCTCCATGGGCATCTCGCGGGTCACCGAAGAGGTGCTGGGCCTGATGGTCGCGAAGCGGATCGCCGAGTGGGAGGTCCCAATCCCGGCCGACGCGACCTCGGTCTGGATCTCGCTCGACGAACACTCCGAATGGTTCGGTGGCGACAGCGGCATCCGCGCGGACCTCTGCCGGATCGACCTGGTTCGCCGAGAGGGTCGCCTGCAGGTCGGCGTGCTCGTCGTCGAAGGCAAGTTGCGCCAAGCATACGATGCGCATGGCGAGGCCCAGGCTAGCCGTTCGCTGCGCCTCATCGGTGAAGCGCTCGACCCCGATAGCGAGGATCGCGCCGACGCCCCGTTCTGGCGGCGTGCTGTGCTGAACGCGTTGCGGGCAGTGAGCGACAAGGCCTCGCTGCGCCGTGTTCGCGAGGGGGTCGCCATCCCGGCCGAGCTCCACGACGAGGATCGGGCCGCCTTGCTAGCGGGCGACTACCAGCTCGCCGTCCTACGAGCCGTCTATTCCATCTGTCTCTATGACCGACCCGGCCGACTGGAGCGCAGCGATGCGGGCGAAGTCGCCGTCTTCAGGGCTGGCGCGGAACAGGTGCTCGACCTGATCGAGGGCCGCATGGAGAGCGCTCGGCCCAGTTCGGCCGGGAGTGCCTTGAAGAGCCCGCCCGACCAGTTCGAGCCCGGACAGCCCCCTGCCCTCACGCCTGCATCATTTCCGCCCTTAGATGACCGCCCAATCGGCGCACCTGTGGCGGTGCTCGTCCCAGGCGACATTGCCGCGCCCGCCGTTGTGGAAATCTCACCGGAGCGCCGGGGGATGGACCCCCAGCGCATGCAGAGGTTCTACCAAGTCATCCTGGACACCTTCGAGGAATTCAAGGTGGACGTTCGGCAGCCGCGGGACGGAGGCCCGAACTTCATCGAAGGGCCGGCGTTCGTGAAGTACCGCCTCCTCCCCGGCCGCGGCGTCGATCCGAGACGGCTTGGTGAACGCGAGGAGGCCCTCAGGCTCGCTCTTGGGCTCGAAGAGGGGAAACGACTGAGGTTCGTGATCGGTGGCGGCACCGTGAACATCGACGTTCCGAAGGTCGACGAGGACCGCTATTTCGTCCGGGCTGAAGACATGTGGGCACGTTGGGACGAGACGCGCTCGTCTGGCCGGCTTGCGGTTCCGCTGGGCGAGAACCAGCTCGGCGAGGTGGTCGAGCTTGACTTCTCGTCGGCAAATTCGCCGCACCTGTTAATCGGCGGCATGACCGGCAGTGGGAAGTCGGAGGCTTTGAACACGATCCTACGGGGTCTTACCCGCCTCTACGGCCCCGATCAGCTGCGTCTTGTACTCGTGGACCCGAAGCAGACGGAACTCGCGCCCTTCGAGGACAGCCCCCACCTACTCGGTTCGATCGGCTACTTCGCCGAGGATGCGGTGATCTGCCTCGAGGCCGCCGTGGCCGAGATGGAAGATCGGTATTCCAGGTTCAGGGCAGCCGGACAGGGGGTCCGGGACCTCCCCACCTACAACGCGAAGGTCACCGAGTCGGAGCGCCTGCCTTGGCATCTGATCGTGCTCGACGAATACGCCGACCTCATCACCGAACCCGATGTTCGACGCAAGGTCGAGGGGGCAGTCAAGCGGATTTCCCAGAAGGCCCGCGCCTGTGGCATCCACCTGATCATCGCGACACAGAAGCCGAGCTCCGAGAACATCAGCACCACCATACGGTCCAACCTTCCCGCCCAACTCGCGTTGCGATGCCGCGGCGTGGTCGAGAGCCGCGTCGTAATGGATGAGGCCGGCGCCGAGACCCTGAACGGAAAGGGCGACGCCTTCCTCAAGCTAGCGAGCGGTATCGAGCGCATCCAATGCGCGCGCGCGGGGTGA
- a CDS encoding caspase family protein: MTLILDDKVAATAAATHALVIGVGAYPFAKAGCGGPPLLEGVEDIQSAANGAMLMVDWLLANAGLFSPPLATLDVLIGSPGDAPVFPWAAAPGAVGEPTTKNVRDAGDAWLARASAQPGNVALLYITGHGAVRGNDPVVFLADLNQDPKSRWAFLNVRETAIALKKIENLAGAFLLSDACQEFIPTFELSNPGIGARFTDEPDPMAPPGVEKVALLTASAQKTVTYEGEIPSHPGVNAGRFTQTVLHAFEGAAARDVDGSGTWVGYPGAIYEDLKQLYLLRPDWRDRPLSPSFPDPPNTVLPMIRYPNPPEVPLRFVTEPEEAMKNLGLSILGQTKAPPILRSCLPNGQIEWMTSLPASFDKHWLLAHAAGQAPIEKPFFPARSIFGQVLKVPA, from the coding sequence GTGACCCTTATCCTCGACGACAAGGTCGCGGCGACGGCCGCGGCGACCCACGCCCTGGTCATCGGCGTGGGCGCCTATCCTTTCGCGAAGGCGGGGTGCGGCGGCCCGCCGCTCCTGGAGGGGGTCGAGGATATCCAAAGCGCCGCCAATGGCGCGATGCTGATGGTGGACTGGCTTCTCGCGAACGCCGGCCTCTTCTCGCCTCCCCTCGCGACGTTGGATGTGCTGATCGGGAGTCCGGGCGACGCACCCGTCTTCCCCTGGGCCGCCGCTCCGGGCGCAGTCGGCGAGCCCACGACCAAGAACGTACGTGATGCGGGTGACGCCTGGCTTGCACGGGCGAGCGCCCAGCCCGGGAACGTCGCACTGCTGTACATCACCGGCCACGGGGCGGTGCGCGGCAACGACCCCGTGGTGTTCCTCGCCGACCTGAACCAGGACCCGAAGAGCCGTTGGGCCTTCCTCAATGTGCGGGAGACCGCGATCGCCTTGAAGAAGATCGAGAACCTTGCGGGAGCTTTCCTGCTCTCCGATGCCTGCCAGGAATTCATCCCCACCTTCGAGCTCTCGAACCCAGGGATCGGCGCGAGGTTCACAGATGAGCCGGACCCCATGGCCCCGCCGGGCGTCGAGAAGGTCGCGCTGCTCACAGCCTCCGCGCAGAAGACCGTGACCTATGAGGGCGAGATCCCTTCGCATCCGGGCGTGAACGCGGGCCGGTTCACCCAGACCGTCCTGCACGCGTTCGAGGGCGCGGCGGCACGCGATGTCGATGGCTCCGGAACCTGGGTCGGGTACCCAGGAGCGATCTACGAGGACCTCAAGCAACTCTATCTCCTGCGCCCGGATTGGCGCGATAGGCCGCTATCCCCATCCTTCCCCGACCCGCCCAACACCGTCCTGCCGATGATACGCTACCCCAACCCACCGGAGGTGCCCCTTCGGTTCGTCACGGAGCCGGAGGAAGCGATGAAGAACCTGGGATTGAGCATCCTGGGCCAGACCAAGGCTCCGCCCATCCTGCGCTCCTGCCTCCCCAATGGCCAGATTGAGTGGATGACCTCCCTACCGGCCAGCTTCGACAAACATTGGCTGCTCGCCCACGCGGCGGGCCAGGCACCAATCGAGAAGCCCTTCTTCCCGGCGCGCTCCATCTTCGGCCAGGTCCTCAAGGTGCCGGCATGA